In one window of Thermoleophilia bacterium DNA:
- the cas5c gene encoding type I-C CRISPR-associated protein Cas5c: protein MTRSNILEVKLWGDFACFTRPEFKVERVSYEVMTPAAARGALEAIFWKPEFHWEITEIIVLKPIRHISIVRNEVDQVLAPRTVAQWRRLQTFEPLIADDHRTQRHTLALRDVAYIVRAQIVANSSRPTDLAKYVAQFTRRIEKGQCHLRPYFGCREFAAHFGPPTAQDRPLPLSADLGQMLFDLRYDDRTGQAYPVFFHAQLESGSIRVPSSLYKVVRQ from the coding sequence ATGACGAGAAGCAACATTCTAGAGGTCAAGCTGTGGGGAGACTTTGCTTGTTTTACACGACCCGAGTTCAAGGTCGAGCGAGTCAGCTACGAGGTCATGACTCCCGCTGCGGCGCGGGGAGCACTCGAGGCGATCTTCTGGAAACCTGAATTTCACTGGGAAATCACTGAAATCATCGTTCTCAAGCCCATCCGTCACATTTCCATTGTGCGTAACGAAGTGGACCAAGTGCTCGCGCCCCGCACAGTTGCGCAGTGGCGCAGACTGCAGACCTTTGAGCCATTGATCGCCGACGATCACAGGACTCAGCGGCACACGCTCGCTCTGAGAGATGTGGCTTACATCGTGAGAGCTCAAATTGTCGCTAATTCATCTCGTCCCACCGATCTCGCCAAGTATGTGGCGCAGTTCACACGCCGGATCGAGAAAGGCCAATGCCACTTGCGCCCTTACTTCGGATGCCGGGAGTTTGCTGCCCACTTTGGGCCGCCTACTGCGCAAGACCGACCACTTCCATTGTCAGCCGATCTCGGTCAGATGCTATTTGACTTACGCTACGACGACCGGACAGGGCAAGCGTACCCTGTCTTCTTTCACGCTCAGCTGGAGAGTGGCAGCATTCGCGTGCCATCGTCCCTTTACAAGGTGGTCCGGCAATGA
- a CDS encoding branched-chain amino acid ABC transporter permease, with product MTRKQNSLSRFIATPIIYVVILALPWILRGGLGANKGTYWTHIMILIAVMILAASSMRAIFRTGEMSLGTAGFMLVGGYAAALLTTKAGLSPWLTIFLGGLVAAAIAALVSYPFFRVKGIYFVICTLLLGFILLYLAGYMDWLTGGWQGFQFYGVNPKITIAGHTINFGTKTNIEYYYLMVVVVSICLFILYRMENSRVGLVWKSIREADELAKSVGVNVTAHKIFIFIVACFFTGLAGGLYAFHVHALSPTSTPANVFHFFTSVYCLLYMVVGGAESFYGPILGTTVFMILRELGRSVDEYWPLIAGSVLILIVFFMPRGLVALPQYIPAWYGKLRRVVRGKEVGTGVE from the coding sequence ATGACTAGGAAACAGAACTCACTATCAAGATTTATAGCTACTCCGATCATCTACGTGGTGATCTTGGCCCTGCCCTGGATACTGCGCGGGGGTCTAGGGGCAAACAAGGGTACCTACTGGACCCACATAATGATTCTGATCGCGGTCATGATCCTGGCCGCGTCAAGCATGCGAGCTATTTTCCGTACCGGAGAGATGTCTCTGGGAACCGCTGGATTCATGCTGGTGGGAGGCTACGCCGCGGCCCTTCTTACTACTAAGGCTGGGCTCTCTCCCTGGTTAACCATTTTCTTGGGTGGCCTCGTGGCTGCCGCTATTGCGGCCTTGGTGTCTTATCCCTTCTTCCGCGTGAAGGGAATATATTTTGTGATCTGTACTCTACTGCTTGGGTTTATTCTTCTTTACCTTGCCGGATACATGGACTGGCTTACCGGCGGGTGGCAGGGCTTTCAGTTCTATGGGGTTAACCCTAAGATCACCATCGCTGGGCACACGATAAACTTTGGCACCAAGACCAACATCGAGTACTACTACTTGATGGTGGTGGTCGTCAGCATCTGTCTTTTCATTCTTTACCGTATGGAAAACTCGCGGGTGGGCCTTGTGTGGAAGTCGATTCGCGAGGCTGACGAGCTTGCCAAGTCGGTTGGGGTTAACGTTACCGCCCATAAGATCTTCATCTTTATCGTTGCTTGCTTTTTCACCGGACTTGCGGGGGGTCTTTACGCTTTCCACGTACACGCTCTCTCCCCAACGAGTACGCCAGCGAACGTGTTTCACTTCTTTACCTCGGTTTACTGTCTGCTGTACATGGTCGTGGGGGGCGCGGAGAGTTTTTACGGACCGATCCTCGGTACAACCGTGTTCATGATCTTGCGTGAGCTGGGGCGCAGTGTGGATGAGTACTGGCCGCTTATCGCTGGCTCGGTGCTTATACTGATAGTGTTCTTTATGCCGCGGGGTCTGGTGGCCTTGCCCCAGTATATTCCCGCTTGGTACGGGAAACTGCGAAGAGTCGTGCGCGGCAAGGAGGTGGGGACAGGCGTAGAATGA
- a CDS encoding CRISPR-associated endonuclease Cas3'', whose translation MEDMPLAHSPNSEGVAQHLLDHLRGVGELSALFASKFDAGPLGRVVGFLHDIGKISPRFQRYLRGLSISGGDHTTAGSIVAARMKLPPAASFVIAGHHGGIPELGDVKQRLRATLEPECETALQQLIAELSTELPGLSAAEYEPETQSDFELSVRMLFSALVDADFLDTEAHFCPVRNASRGGRPGMRELLDRFTHEYESRFAGATTDKGISVIRKKVYDWCVRAASEPQGVFTLTVPTGGGKTLSGLAFALTHAAMWNLDRVIVVIPYTSIVEQTCDIYRMFLGDEAVIEHHSAYDPRGDEEDERQMLAAENWDAPVIVTTSVQFFESLFSNKPARCRKLHNICRSVVVIDEVQTVPLGLLKPVFDVIESLVKRYCVTFLFTTATQPAYSELTSLPMREIVPDPIQLAMDLRRVSWKIAEKRVNWDQVAHMACSHPQSMVIVNTRKDARALHALVKQENTFHLSSNMCPAHRRSVLYKVRDLLAQGKECRVIATQVVETGVDVDFPLVMRAMGPLERIVQAAGRCNREWRHNRGTVTLFRPQDGGLPPGSYTTATQRTDVFLQQQGLSRLEDPRVHEEYFRSLYACVDLDARGITELRNALDFPNVAQRFRFIEEECVPVVVPWEDGISIAQSLAAKGFLTRADWRKVQPYVVNMSKYAVQTALKRGLCAPLFKQAELYIWGGTYDEHIGLTDEFDTLVF comes from the coding sequence ATGGAAGATATGCCGCTTGCTCACTCACCAAACAGCGAAGGTGTAGCCCAGCACCTCCTCGACCATTTACGAGGAGTGGGTGAGCTGAGTGCTCTCTTTGCCTCCAAGTTTGATGCCGGACCATTGGGAAGGGTTGTCGGATTTCTTCACGACATCGGAAAAATATCACCAAGGTTCCAGAGATATCTGCGTGGCCTGTCCATCTCGGGTGGCGACCACACAACAGCGGGTTCTATCGTGGCTGCCAGGATGAAGTTGCCCCCTGCGGCTTCGTTCGTGATTGCGGGACACCACGGAGGTATCCCTGAGCTTGGCGATGTGAAGCAAAGATTAAGAGCCACGCTAGAACCTGAATGCGAAACCGCATTGCAACAGCTGATCGCTGAGCTCTCCACCGAGCTACCAGGTTTATCTGCCGCAGAGTACGAACCTGAGACGCAAAGCGACTTCGAACTCTCAGTACGTATGCTCTTCAGTGCGCTGGTCGACGCCGATTTCTTGGATACAGAAGCCCACTTCTGTCCAGTCAGAAACGCTTCACGAGGTGGTCGCCCAGGCATGCGGGAGCTCCTGGACAGATTCACACACGAATACGAGTCTCGGTTCGCGGGGGCTACCACTGACAAAGGTATCTCTGTGATCAGAAAGAAGGTCTATGATTGGTGTGTCCGGGCGGCCTCTGAACCTCAAGGAGTCTTCACTCTCACCGTACCCACGGGTGGAGGTAAGACTTTGTCAGGGCTCGCATTTGCTCTCACACATGCCGCCATGTGGAATCTGGACCGGGTCATTGTCGTAATTCCGTATACCAGTATCGTCGAACAAACTTGTGACATCTATAGAATGTTCCTCGGAGACGAAGCCGTAATTGAGCACCACAGCGCTTACGATCCCAGAGGAGATGAGGAAGATGAGAGACAAATGCTCGCAGCAGAAAACTGGGATGCTCCAGTGATTGTGACCACTTCGGTTCAGTTTTTTGAAAGCCTTTTTAGTAACAAGCCTGCACGATGTAGGAAGCTACACAATATCTGTAGAAGCGTGGTAGTGATAGACGAGGTTCAGACAGTTCCTCTCGGTTTGCTTAAGCCAGTATTCGACGTGATTGAAAGTCTTGTGAAAAGGTACTGTGTCACCTTCCTTTTCACTACCGCAACCCAACCAGCGTACAGCGAGCTAACGTCCCTCCCGATGAGAGAAATCGTGCCTGATCCAATTCAGCTTGCGATGGATCTTAGACGGGTGTCATGGAAAATCGCTGAGAAACGCGTCAACTGGGATCAGGTTGCACACATGGCGTGTTCCCACCCACAGAGTATGGTGATCGTAAACACGCGCAAAGATGCCCGTGCCTTGCACGCCTTGGTCAAGCAAGAAAACACTTTCCACCTATCTTCCAACATGTGCCCAGCACACCGTCGTTCCGTCCTGTACAAAGTCCGAGATCTGCTCGCCCAGGGTAAAGAGTGCCGCGTAATCGCTACCCAGGTGGTGGAGACGGGCGTGGATGTCGACTTTCCCTTGGTAATGAGAGCCATGGGGCCACTGGAGAGAATCGTCCAAGCGGCTGGGAGGTGTAACAGGGAATGGCGCCACAACCGAGGCACGGTAACCCTTTTTAGACCTCAGGATGGTGGTTTGCCACCAGGAAGTTACACGACCGCTACCCAGCGGACAGATGTTTTCCTTCAACAGCAGGGACTATCGCGCCTCGAAGACCCGCGGGTCCACGAAGAATATTTCAGGAGCTTGTATGCCTGTGTAGACCTCGATGCAAGAGGCATCACCGAACTAAGAAACGCCCTCGATTTTCCCAACGTGGCTCAACGCTTTCGCTTCATTGAGGAAGAATGCGTCCCTGTAGTAGTTCCTTGGGAGGACGGCATTAGCATCGCGCAGTCGTTAGCTGCCAAAGGTTTCTTAACACGGGCTGATTGGCGGAAAGTCCAACCGTATGTTGTCAACATGAGCAAATACGCTGTGCAGACAGCTCTCAAGAGGGGGCTTTGCGCTCCCTTGTTCAAACAGGCGGAGTTATACATCTGGGGAGGCACGTATGACGAACACATTGGCCTAACGGACGAGTTCGACACGTTGGTTTTCTAG
- a CDS encoding ABC transporter ATP-binding protein, translating into MALLEVRGLTKTFGGLTAVCDLDFDVNEGEILGIIGPNGAGKSTVFNMICGALKPTRGTLTYRGQNITGLPPYKVARAGIARVFQGNVLFPNSTALENVLMGMHLHTHLGLFGFLLGGPRARRRQRELEARAKEILELVGLGHAIDTLASDLPHGNQRHLCLAIALAADPKLLLLDEPVTGMNAEEVAEMLETVRMLRREKGLTLIVIEHNMKAVMGLCDRIVAISYGRKIAEGTPTQIANDPVVIEAYLGAEDDAA; encoded by the coding sequence ATGGCACTACTCGAGGTCCGCGGTTTGACCAAGACCTTCGGGGGTCTAACCGCTGTCTGTGACCTTGACTTTGATGTCAACGAGGGTGAGATTCTGGGCATCATAGGTCCCAATGGGGCCGGCAAGAGCACTGTTTTTAACATGATCTGTGGTGCTCTCAAGCCGACCCGGGGTACGCTTACCTATCGAGGCCAGAACATCACCGGCCTTCCGCCCTACAAGGTTGCACGGGCGGGCATTGCTCGCGTCTTCCAAGGCAACGTTCTTTTCCCCAACTCCACGGCTCTTGAGAATGTCCTTATGGGCATGCACCTCCATACCCACCTCGGTCTCTTTGGCTTCTTGCTTGGTGGGCCGCGGGCTCGCCGCAGGCAAAGAGAGTTGGAGGCGAGAGCAAAGGAGATTTTGGAGCTCGTCGGCTTAGGTCACGCTATCGACACTTTGGCTTCGGATCTGCCGCACGGCAACCAGAGGCATCTCTGTCTGGCGATTGCGCTGGCTGCTGACCCCAAGCTCTTGTTGCTCGATGAGCCGGTTACGGGGATGAACGCTGAGGAAGTAGCGGAGATGCTCGAAACTGTGCGCATGCTTCGGCGAGAGAAAGGGTTGACCCTGATTGTGATCGAGCACAACATGAAAGCGGTGATGGGTTTGTGTGACCGCATTGTCGCAATCAGCTACGGTCGCAAGATTGCTGAGGGAACCCCGACTCAAATTGCCAATGACCCAGTGGTCATAGAAGCTTACCTGGGGGCGGAAGACGATGCTGCTTGA
- the cas8c gene encoding type I-C CRISPR-associated protein Cas8c/Csd1, producing MILKRLREAASRFNLPPEGYREQAVKWVLVLDREGKLLGVVSTTGSDTGGKNRGKRMLAPTVLRTSGVQPQLLADKADYALGIAPPHASLAERRKVASRHEAFTKLVEECAAQTNSDLVRAVAVFLRSPVRPSLPDIVSSDVVTFEVEGRLVVDLPEVREYWASHQRKTEQSSAQAVCLVCGQEGPVASPHPVQIKRVPGGQTSGCALVSVNSAAFDSYGHGQELTQSPVCFDCARAYAHALNSFLESSRHSYFLGDRAAWVFWTREPTDFDFRTLLFAPGPEDIRALFESVVRGKQPGNAEENAFYALFISGSGGRVVIRDWLETTVPRVQDNLARYFQALSIVELETLEVVTPGLGTLLASILPHRNKDPWQELPPQAATALIRCALLGRSLPPWILERALSRCRAERGLTHSRAALIKLCLAYSFPEEEVLELSSTLDHESQHPGYLCGRLLAILENIQRAAVPGINATVVERYFGSAASSPASVLGPLLRQAQFHLGKLRRTNEGAYVRLQSALEEVMRQLREFPAVLNLKEQGLFALGYYHQRAQDKAERLAAVDAKRKRSTIEEIA from the coding sequence ATGATTCTCAAGCGTCTTCGAGAAGCGGCATCTAGGTTCAACCTGCCGCCGGAAGGATACCGCGAGCAAGCGGTCAAATGGGTGTTAGTTCTAGACCGGGAGGGGAAGCTCCTCGGCGTCGTATCCACCACTGGTAGCGACACGGGCGGCAAGAACCGTGGGAAGCGCATGCTCGCGCCCACAGTACTACGCACCTCCGGCGTACAGCCGCAACTGCTGGCAGACAAGGCCGACTATGCTCTAGGAATTGCACCGCCACATGCCAGTCTCGCAGAGCGGAGAAAAGTCGCCTCACGTCACGAAGCATTCACGAAGCTCGTGGAGGAATGCGCAGCGCAGACCAACTCGGACCTGGTGAGGGCGGTAGCCGTCTTCTTAAGGAGCCCAGTTCGACCGTCACTACCAGACATTGTGTCCTCCGATGTCGTAACCTTTGAAGTCGAGGGCAGACTAGTTGTGGACCTGCCTGAGGTAAGGGAATATTGGGCAAGCCACCAACGCAAAACAGAGCAATCCAGCGCACAAGCTGTATGCCTCGTATGTGGTCAGGAAGGCCCCGTCGCAAGCCCACACCCTGTGCAAATAAAGCGTGTGCCTGGTGGGCAGACCTCTGGCTGCGCCTTAGTATCTGTGAATAGCGCTGCGTTTGATTCATATGGCCACGGGCAAGAGCTCACGCAATCCCCAGTCTGCTTCGACTGTGCCCGGGCGTACGCGCACGCTCTGAATTCTTTCCTGGAAAGCTCTAGGCACAGCTACTTCTTGGGCGATCGTGCTGCTTGGGTATTCTGGACTCGAGAGCCGACTGATTTCGATTTCCGAACTCTTCTGTTCGCACCCGGACCAGAGGACATACGGGCTCTGTTTGAGTCAGTGGTGAGAGGTAAGCAACCGGGAAATGCTGAGGAAAACGCCTTCTACGCCTTGTTCATCTCGGGTAGCGGCGGGCGAGTCGTAATCAGGGATTGGCTTGAAACAACCGTGCCGCGGGTCCAGGACAACCTCGCTCGGTACTTCCAGGCTCTCTCGATCGTTGAGCTCGAGACGCTGGAAGTTGTAACTCCTGGACTGGGAACACTCCTAGCTTCCATCCTTCCTCACAGAAACAAGGACCCGTGGCAGGAACTCCCTCCTCAAGCAGCCACTGCCCTCATAAGATGCGCTTTGCTTGGGCGAAGTTTGCCCCCCTGGATCCTGGAGCGCGCACTCTCTAGATGCCGTGCCGAGCGTGGGCTAACACATTCCCGTGCCGCCCTCATCAAGTTGTGTCTGGCGTATTCATTCCCAGAAGAGGAGGTGTTGGAGTTGTCTTCCACACTTGATCACGAGTCTCAGCATCCGGGTTACCTTTGCGGGAGGCTACTAGCAATACTTGAGAACATTCAACGGGCAGCTGTTCCGGGAATCAACGCAACGGTTGTTGAACGATACTTCGGTTCTGCCGCTAGCAGCCCCGCGTCTGTTCTCGGACCGCTTCTCAGACAAGCGCAGTTTCACCTGGGAAAGCTGAGAAGAACTAACGAGGGTGCCTACGTACGCCTCCAGTCCGCCCTGGAGGAAGTGATGCGCCAACTGCGGGAATTTCCCGCCGTGCTCAATCTCAAAGAGCAGGGACTCTTCGCTCTGGGCTACTACCACCAGCGTGCTCAAGACAAGGCTGAAAGATTGGCAGCCGTCGACGCCAAACGGAAGCGGTCAACCATTGAAGAAATCGCGTAA
- a CDS encoding ABC transporter substrate-binding protein: protein MKKTALSSWLVLMLVLVLVSVMAVACGEEETTTTAGPSTTAGPTTSAPASSETTAPASSETTAPAGEVKELVIGADAFLTGPAAAGGMAAKRGWELAAAHVNNAGGLKIGNDTYKIKLVVEDDAMSVDQAATVVQKMIQQDGAKYIMGPLVDAFKNVIYPICAEAGVMLADVDTKNASRAIQYDGNTDVSPDKPLHARFHWANDEMIPHLLDYLAENYPQAKKIAVCGVTEACTVALFDWLGTYLPTRGLERVGQLEQMAPDTADYNPPVQRLLSAKPDAILVAVSTPTTWGFVTKAAREQGFKGPVMCATHLDVEFAARIAGGGVTDMFGAGVCLSDLEALPQAMKDAHAEYQAAGYPAQDEIADVYLVGYNGLWVLLQAIEKAQSVDPQVVFEKYQQMTEPGTFKTLWGDGAYVGGLKSTGINAVLNEPYWINAIGPDGKAKNVKQIFVTVP from the coding sequence ATGAAAAAAACAGCACTTTCCTCGTGGCTGGTTCTGATGTTGGTCCTTGTCCTCGTGAGCGTAATGGCGGTAGCTTGCGGGGAAGAGGAAACCACCACTACAGCAGGGCCTTCCACCACGGCGGGGCCCACAACTTCCGCTCCAGCTAGCTCTGAGACGACCGCGCCAGCCAGCAGCGAGACCACTGCTCCGGCTGGGGAGGTAAAGGAACTGGTAATTGGCGCCGATGCGTTCCTCACCGGTCCGGCGGCCGCTGGCGGAATGGCAGCCAAGAGGGGTTGGGAGCTTGCCGCTGCCCACGTGAACAACGCTGGCGGTCTTAAGATCGGGAACGATACCTACAAGATCAAGCTTGTGGTGGAAGATGACGCCATGAGCGTGGACCAGGCTGCCACTGTTGTTCAGAAAATGATCCAGCAGGACGGCGCCAAGTACATCATGGGTCCGCTGGTAGACGCGTTTAAGAACGTGATTTACCCGATTTGCGCCGAGGCCGGGGTAATGCTTGCTGACGTGGATACCAAGAACGCCTCTCGGGCTATCCAATACGATGGCAACACGGACGTGTCGCCGGACAAGCCTCTGCATGCCCGTTTCCATTGGGCAAACGACGAGATGATCCCGCATCTCTTGGACTACCTGGCGGAAAACTATCCGCAGGCCAAGAAGATCGCTGTGTGCGGTGTGACCGAGGCTTGTACGGTGGCCCTGTTTGACTGGCTAGGCACCTACCTGCCAACTCGTGGTCTCGAGAGAGTAGGACAGCTGGAGCAGATGGCTCCGGACACTGCTGACTACAACCCGCCGGTACAGCGTCTGCTTTCCGCGAAGCCTGATGCAATCCTGGTGGCAGTGTCCACACCGACTACGTGGGGCTTCGTGACCAAGGCGGCCCGTGAACAAGGCTTTAAGGGCCCTGTCATGTGTGCTACGCACCTTGACGTCGAGTTTGCTGCCCGGATCGCTGGCGGCGGCGTGACCGACATGTTTGGCGCCGGTGTGTGCTTGTCTGACCTTGAGGCGCTGCCGCAGGCCATGAAGGACGCTCATGCCGAGTATCAGGCGGCTGGCTATCCCGCCCAGGACGAGATCGCTGATGTTTACCTCGTAGGCTATAACGGCCTGTGGGTGCTGCTCCAGGCGATCGAGAAGGCCCAGAGTGTCGATCCGCAGGTGGTGTTTGAGAAGTACCAGCAGATGACTGAGCCTGGCACGTTCAAGACCCTGTGGGGTGACGGCGCCTACGTGGGCGGTCTCAAGTCGACCGGCATCAACGCTGTGCTCAATGAGCCCTACTGGATCAATGCCATCGGCCCCGATGGAAAGGCCAAGAACGTAAAGCAGATATTTGTCACAGTTCCGTGA
- a CDS encoding iron-containing alcohol dehydrogenase, whose protein sequence is MAVEFEFATAQRIIFGAGRCEKEAAGLAADLGRQPLLVTGRSLQRAEPLLAALRKLGREPVVLSVEREPDLDTVRLGVLAARESRCDCAIGVGGGAVLDTAKAVAALVPNPGDVLDYLEVVGKGNTLPNPGLPVMAIPTTAGTGSEVTRNSVIVVPEHRTKVSLRSPYLLPKIALVDPVLTYELPARLTASTGLDALAQLIEAFVSVRANPLVDGICREGITRAARSLRRAVESPRDPQAREDMALASLFGGLALANAGLGAVHGLAGPLGGMIAAPHGELCGALLPAVMATNISALSQRDPKNAALDRYREVARLLTGNASATPQAAVEWVHELAEELQVPDLAAQGFRINLLPELLEKAKCASSMQGNPIMLTDAELTATIGAAM, encoded by the coding sequence ATGGCAGTAGAATTTGAGTTTGCTACCGCACAACGCATTATTTTTGGCGCCGGTAGATGCGAAAAAGAGGCCGCTGGACTAGCTGCAGACCTCGGACGCCAGCCCCTTTTGGTCACCGGGAGGTCGCTGCAGCGGGCAGAGCCTCTGCTTGCTGCTCTTAGGAAGCTGGGAAGAGAGCCCGTCGTCCTTTCGGTAGAGCGGGAGCCAGACCTAGATACCGTCCGCCTGGGTGTGCTGGCAGCTCGAGAAAGCCGCTGTGACTGCGCAATAGGCGTAGGAGGAGGGGCCGTCCTCGACACCGCCAAAGCCGTAGCCGCACTTGTACCTAACCCTGGCGATGTCCTTGACTACTTGGAAGTAGTAGGAAAAGGGAACACCCTTCCTAACCCCGGCCTCCCGGTTATGGCCATTCCCACCACGGCAGGAACCGGCTCTGAGGTCACCCGGAACTCGGTTATCGTCGTACCCGAACACCGGACAAAGGTGAGCCTGCGCAGCCCCTACCTCCTTCCTAAAATAGCCCTTGTCGACCCTGTTCTTACCTATGAGCTTCCCGCCCGGCTCACCGCCTCCACCGGTCTTGACGCGTTGGCCCAGCTAATTGAAGCGTTTGTTTCCGTGCGGGCCAATCCGCTGGTTGACGGAATATGCCGGGAAGGAATCACCCGGGCGGCACGCTCGTTAAGACGCGCCGTGGAGTCCCCCAGAGACCCCCAAGCCCGCGAGGACATGGCTCTTGCCAGCCTTTTTGGGGGGCTTGCCTTGGCCAATGCGGGATTGGGAGCAGTTCACGGTTTGGCTGGGCCGTTGGGAGGGATGATCGCAGCTCCTCACGGGGAGTTATGTGGAGCACTGCTCCCAGCAGTGATGGCAACAAACATCTCTGCTCTCTCTCAGCGCGATCCCAAAAACGCAGCACTCGACCGCTATCGAGAAGTAGCACGTCTGCTGACTGGTAATGCAAGCGCTACCCCGCAAGCCGCCGTCGAATGGGTTCACGAGCTGGCAGAGGAATTGCAGGTCCCCGACCTTGCGGCACAGGGATTTCGCATCAACTTATTGCCAGAGCTACTGGAGAAAGCTAAGTGTGCAAGTAGCATGCAGGGTAACCCAATCATGCTCACAGACGCAGAGCTTACGGCAACTATCGGGGCGGCCATGTAG
- a CDS encoding ABC transporter ATP-binding protein, whose product MLLEVKDLWVRYGGAQVLKGISLQVEEGSVVSLLGANGAGKSTTLRAITGLVKPYAGEIWFEGKRIDGESPPKIVARGIRHVLEGRGLFPYMTVLENLKVGAYLQKDRAKVEQTLEQIFEHFPRLKERRNQQARTLSGGEQQMLTIARALMGDPKLLLLDEPSLGLSPMMVREIGKIIREIHERGLTVLLVEQNARLALGVSDTCYVLETGSIAACGLTKELMESDLVRRAYLGL is encoded by the coding sequence ATGCTGCTTGAAGTCAAGGATCTTTGGGTTCGTTATGGAGGTGCCCAGGTACTTAAGGGCATCTCGCTTCAGGTTGAGGAAGGTTCTGTAGTTAGTCTGCTTGGCGCGAACGGCGCCGGCAAGTCCACCACGCTGCGAGCAATCACGGGCCTAGTCAAACCATACGCAGGCGAAATCTGGTTTGAGGGGAAACGCATTGATGGAGAGTCTCCGCCCAAGATCGTGGCCCGCGGTATTCGTCATGTGCTCGAAGGACGGGGTCTTTTCCCCTACATGACTGTTCTTGAGAACCTCAAAGTGGGGGCCTATTTGCAAAAGGACCGTGCCAAAGTCGAGCAGACTCTGGAGCAGATCTTCGAGCACTTCCCGCGTCTCAAAGAGAGAAGAAACCAGCAGGCCCGCACTCTAAGCGGCGGCGAACAGCAGATGCTCACCATCGCTCGTGCCCTTATGGGTGACCCTAAGCTGCTCTTGCTGGACGAGCCGTCCCTCGGTCTTTCTCCGATGATGGTAAGAGAGATTGGAAAGATCATTCGTGAAATTCACGAGCGAGGGCTTACTGTTCTCTTAGTAGAGCAAAACGCTCGTCTAGCTTTGGGCGTGTCAGATACCTGCTACGTTCTTGAAACGGGCAGTATCGCGGCATGTGGGTTGACTAAGGAGCTCATGGAAAGCGACCTGGTAAGGAGAGCATACCTTGGACTGTAG
- a CDS encoding branched-chain amino acid ABC transporter permease — protein MDIGAQDIIQSIINGLCMGGTYVLIGLGLTLILGIMNILQFAHGEVYMIGAFTVYFLCVLKGINLYLAVFISMITTAIFGLILERVFLRPLKGLFLSYVCVTTGLSLILQTGVMLIFSKGTKQLPSLWQGSFNLAGVYISRERVIAIVMALLLTLALQTFLKRTKYGLAMVASAQHREGALMQGIDPNVMSAMVVAIGSGLAAVGGALGGSIFNLDPYMGGLAFMKGITLIVIGGLGSVPGAVAGGLILGIVESLLALFFGSQMGIILPLVLVIAFLIFRPRGLFGHD, from the coding sequence ATGGACATAGGTGCTCAGGACATCATACAAAGCATTATTAACGGTCTCTGCATGGGCGGGACCTATGTACTCATCGGCCTGGGACTAACCCTCATCCTGGGTATCATGAATATTCTTCAGTTTGCACACGGTGAAGTGTATATGATTGGTGCCTTTACCGTGTATTTCTTGTGCGTTCTTAAGGGTATCAATCTTTATCTGGCGGTGTTTATCAGCATGATCACTACCGCCATTTTTGGTCTGATCCTCGAACGCGTCTTTCTGCGGCCACTAAAAGGTCTTTTCCTTTCGTACGTTTGCGTGACCACCGGACTTAGCTTGATTTTGCAAACCGGGGTCATGCTTATCTTCAGCAAGGGAACCAAGCAGCTTCCCTCTCTTTGGCAGGGATCATTCAACTTGGCTGGGGTCTATATCTCCCGGGAAAGAGTGATTGCCATTGTGATGGCGTTGCTCCTGACCTTGGCGCTGCAGACGTTTCTCAAACGCACCAAGTACGGTTTGGCCATGGTGGCGTCGGCGCAGCACCGGGAAGGGGCTCTTATGCAGGGCATAGACCCCAACGTAATGTCCGCCATGGTGGTGGCCATCGGTAGCGGACTGGCCGCTGTGGGCGGCGCGCTGGGCGGGAGTATTTTTAACCTGGACCCCTACATGGGCGGACTGGCCTTCATGAAGGGAATCACTCTGATCGTTATCGGTGGCTTGGGTAGTGTTCCCGGAGCTGTGGCTGGTGGGCTCATTCTGGGTATTGTGGAGAGTCTGCTTGCTCTGTTCTTTGGTTCCCAGATGGGCATCATTCTGCCGTTGGTACTGGTTATCGCCTTCCTGATATTCCGGCCTAGAGGACTGTTTGGTCATGACTAG